The genomic interval AAGACTTTAGATTTCAGATTTAAATTGTAATGTTACTGATTTGAAGTGTTATAAATTACCACGGCAATAATGAATTTAACcaacaaaagaaaacattaaacttcaaaaaatcacccacaaccAACCTCGTTCATTGCTCGATCGAACCCAAGATCCATTCGTGGTCCTTGCAGGGTTATAACATTAGGTGGCAGTGTGGAGTTGTCAGTGTTAGTGTCGGTCATGGTAAAGTGACACGACCATAAAATAACTGGTTTTCGTGACTGGCTGTCTTCTCCACCAACTTCTGGTTTAATGTTGGTTTCATCTAAATTAAGACAATtctttacgttttttttaaaaggcaattttttaggttgtttttcacaatttttttttgtgcaataatttgtaaaacaaattttaacaaaaaattttgGGGGGGGATACCCAGTAcaagacaatttaaaaaaataatttttggaaaataaattaatggtaattaaaaaaaatacatttaaaaattatttttttgggtaaTTTAAGAACCTAGGCATAATAGGAAACTTTTCTCAGGTACATTGTCTTAGATTTACATACCATTTGCAGTTCCACTAAACACAATTTCCTCCATTGCCTGGAATCTCTTTTTAGGAGaatcagtgacgtcatcagttcTTTCCATTGCCCCATGCACAACATCTGTAGTAacatatgtaacatatttttaaatgattatttAATAGATTTTGAATGCTTTTACTGTAAAGTCATATTTAATGGGAGACCGAATAAAaaggtaataaataatttttctttgtacattttgacattttttttgcaaaatttttttaaattaaatatttaataagaaGTACCCAATAGAAGACCACTATAGTGATAAaccaaaaatgaaataaaggCTTACAATTATTCTTTGGGCAGACGCAACAGAGTGGTCCCGCTTCAATAAGTCGAACAGCAGGGTTGTCGCACATTGGGGGGATGGTGACCAGAGATACCTggatgattttaaaaatatggttttaaaaaggTATTGTAAATGGTAGTGAGCAGAGGCGCACCCCGAACAAAAAAAGGggttcaatttttaaaaatataaggggggttttattgtaaaaaataaggaGGATttcaacttaaaataaaaaataagggggttcaatttaaaaaaataaggggggtttcaatctaaaaaaataaaggggATTTCAACTTAAAAAAGGGCATTTTAATCGAAAAAAATAAGAAGGGAGattcaatttacaaaaaaacaacaacttttttttaaagtgggTCGCAAACCTTAAAGCCCCTTCTGGCTTCGCCACTGGTGGGGGAGTGAAATAAGAAAACTAGGTGACAATAATGAAACACATACAAGTGGTTAACTAGATATTGTATTAACAGGGATTGAGGTACCACTGACTATGCATCCACACTTAAAGATAACTAGAAAGTATAGGCCTAATCATCAGTTAGAGaagaaaatgaacaaaaaactgttttatatttaaagtgtttataCAAATCAGACATCATGATACACCGGATCAAGAACAAGGCTCaattcttataaaaaaaaacttgtatttgtgcaaaatatttgtatttataataaaaatttaggtttaaatacaaaaaaaattaaaattaatataaattcaaCCTGTTCTGCATCAGATTTGGAAACAGTTGAGTCGATAACATAGATCGCGCGATCCACTGATGATGTGGATGTTGTGTTTGCTCCATGAGGAAGATTTAAATCATCAAGGATCAAAGTTCCACATCGTATCTTCTGACCTGTTGCaggtttaattataatttaactGGGGGTCTCCGGGTTTACAaggaagttttttttagaaggCCCCTCTTATTATTTTCTGGGCCACTGctaatttttcaaatttgaaacaaaggAATCAGGTGAGATATAGCTTAAGCATTTAATAAGGTTTAAAGTATTGTATACTGTAGCCATACATTTGTAACCGGAGCCACTAGTTTTTGTGCAAGGTGCCGAATGTTTGCCTTTTCTGACCTAAACTTTAACACATACTTAAATATGGGGAATTTTTCTCAGTACAAGAGTATTTAGGACTTTAGCAGTTGGTCCAAAAAggtttacattcattttttacgtaaaaaaacaatttatttgttctttgCGTAAAAATGAAGAGAAATACGTAAAggcaagtttttgttttaaaatcataagaccaatatatatttgctacaaaatttctaaaaaatttctataataatatatataccccTTAATTTGGGTGCTCAGTAGTCGTAAGATAATCGGAAGCTCATTATCCGGAAAGTCTGTTTGTAACATATTTGtcatgtttttactttaataagaTTTAATACTAACCAGTGTTATCCACTATGGCAGTACATCTGCCTGTTGTCTTGTCCTTTATAAAACCAACTGCATATCGTCGCAGGCAAAATGTTCCCCCAAATACAGCACTGAACCTGGAAAATgttcttatgtttttttcgtggaaaatatttaaaaattttcaacaaataaaaatatcaattttattttcaataaaaatgcaaaattcatggtaaaaaaatgaataaaaaagttaaattcattgaaaatttcaataaaaatgttaaaaacctgCAAAATGCTTGGGGTATTTCTCCTACTCCATAACTTGGCCATAAAAACGCACTGTTGCCATATCGACCAAGTGAATGTAGGAACTTGTGTGTGGCAGCCAGTCCATCAAGTGTTGATGTGGTCTCACTAACCATGGCAATCGAATAAAGAACAAAATGTTGAGCTTTCAAACTTAATCGACGAGATGCAAGAAATTCAATGAAAGTTTTCTCCCTAAAGTCTGgaaatatatagaatatatttttgaaaaatatgaataattaaatttgaaaatgtaGTTCTGTTCAGCCTTGTAAGCTACAAATAGGGTATTTTTGTGTATATACTGAAATTTGAATTGTTTAAgcaaatttgaattttttgataaaataatattttttgatattttttatatttggtgATTAAAAAAGAACTTGCTTTGGTACTCTTGCTCATGATCTTTGTAGTTGGCACAAAGCGTGAAAAGTCTCATCAGTATCCTTTTCTCGACCACACTCACAAACCTGGGAAaaacacagttgttataaaagtataagtttttaacaattctaCAATTTAGTATATTATACTTCATTTGAAGCATGCCATAGAATTTGAGATTTAGGTGCGAATTAAccctttaaaaaaagtgtttctaAAGTTTTTAAGGATGAAAACTAACTTGCTGCTGAAAACATCGGCACGTGAACATGGGACGCGCTGAAGTTCTTTACTTCCATCAAGAAAGGTGAGAGTTCTTGTGACGTTTCGAAATTCAAGATATCGCGACACATTCGATTGAATAAGAAGTTCAACCAACAATCCACGAGAAAACATCACCTGAAGAGAATGATTCTTTAAAACAGGGTGAATGTATATACCCCAACAATGGTAGTAgcatcgagcattgaaccaaTAACcgctgggttagaggcaggtgcacTAACCACTTAGCCATTAATAGCTTCTGccatgaattttaaaacagatatagcaagttatgttatatatatacttgaaaATACCAGTTTACCTTTGGAGATAAATCTAAGTTGTAATGTCTCCATTGTTTGTAGAAATCTTCAGATAGTGGAAATCTTGGTTTAACTACTTCAGAAACATCAACTTTTTCTTTAGTTTTAGCTTTGTCCAATTCCTGCGTTAATTCTTTTTCCTTCTCCACTGAATCACCATCACCCTGGGTTGCTGGATCATTACAGTTTTCCACTTTGGGGCTTTCTTCCCTTTTTTGAACCTCTTCTGATATAGGAGTCTCTCCAGATTTAAGACTGTCATCTGGTTTGGAAGCGCAGGATTGTTCGACTACGTCTGATTGACAGGTGTCCACACATGGTGAAGATGACTGGGCGGgttcttcatttttttcactaaAACGTATAAATGGTAACAAGTTAATTCTACCAATgaccattttttattgtacatcaatagaaattttaattaaccACTGACCTGCGTTTTAAATAGCAACTGTATTCTGCTTTTGtgataaaatttttgttttgcaaaattgGAACAAATTCTTCATCTTCAGAGACTTCAATGTTGCTTGTTTCTTCACcatctttatttaaatattatagaatataaatttaaacaatcatgGCAAATCATAGTTAAgttgaacaaaatataaaaaaaattatgcatCCAATAATGCATATGCATGTGTATTCTTTGTATATGTGTCTTAAAAtaccatattatataaaaatgtgtatGGTGTTTGGTTCAgaattaacattattaaagTTGGATTACATTTTACATGATATTAACATCGGAAAGAATTAGTTATTTGAAAAATTGATCTTCCCTTATTTATCCTGGTGTTGTGTGGTAaggcacctcatgctcacttatgagttaccacctTTGTAATCtccattttttttctgtccTAAATGCAATTTGAAAGAAGTTTTTGTGCTCACTGAATTGAAACTATATCCGTTTTGTGTCTTCCCAAAAGACacttataccctttttgcatggtcactttcatgcgcgtaagtactcgcatatttactcgcaaaaacaaagttaacacgcataacgtcataagcgtgtcatctgctgtaggaggttggttgttactcgcattaagcgagtaaagaaaagtaaggtgaaagtacagttttacttttataagcctaatctttttcgggtattaattttataggttttcattggtaatagcaccataaagtattaaaacttattttataaactagatttaataatattgctGTAAAGTAAGCttactcaatgttgatacgcgcataaaccaatgaccatgcaaaataacgcggttaacgagttatcatatgacgagttaatgcagatcgttattcgcattaactttttaccatgcaaaaagggtattataGACCTAGTGTTAGCTGCTCGACCCTTAAACCAGGTATAGTCTGGTTAAAGTTGAGCAATAAAATCACCATGGTACCAAAAGTATTCATTGACCTGCACTATCATATGGATTTTGAAGAAATGTTTCGACCGATTTTATGTTAAAAGAAGACCAACTTCCACCATAGTAATCATTTCGATCAAGATGGAGAACCTTCTTGTCTACCCGGGATAATGCTCCAGACACAACAGCTGCTGGCAATCCTATATTGACACACAATTATGCTAATTAGGATATTTCACTCAAACACATCTATACccatttgtgttttattgtatCAATTATTATTGGGTTATTGAGATTTCAATCAAGgaaataattttattcataCAGTTAAACTAATGCTGGCAAAAAGATCTGttacataaaatgtaaaataaaagtatataggctatataaaaCAGTCAGGTTAGCATGGTTGCTGCCTGAAAAGATAATCGCATACCTGTTCCTATTATAATCACATCAAAATCATCCGGCAGTGCTTCGTTCATATTGTCTCAATTAACTGATCCAAAAAGGATATGTAGTTGGGTGATTTTAACTATTACATACACACGGCAAAAATACCAAAGTTAAATAGAAAGATATAGATTTGTGTATATCTTTACGGATGGCCGAGTTCTGGGTCACGTGCGTAGACAGCGACTACGGATTACATCATCAACAGTGCATACACGTGAAATATTTCGCGATTTGTAAATGTGATTACATCAGTCATTTCATAAAGGgtaatgtgtttaatttaaaacatttatgtgttatattgttttatgttgaaATCGTGACTAAttcgtgttttagtatatgtattattgttattattttagtaTAGACTTATAACTCATTTAGTGAacttttatatagtttatttacatttttaccaaGTCTAAAGCTGTTGTAGATTGTAATTTTTAGAAACTTATTTACGTTATCATGCCGATAATATGTCATGTTTGTAACGATAAAAAAGCGTTGCTGAAGCGTCCGAAAACTGGTCATGCTTTATGCAAGGAATGTTTTTATTGGGCGTTCGAAAGTGAAATCCACCACACCATAGTTACTGGAAAGTTGTTTAAGGAGGGAGAAATTGTAGCCATCGGTGCATCTGGCGGTAAAGACTCTACTGTGCTTGCACATACACTGAAAGTGCTCAATGAGCGATATAATTACGGATTAGATTTGCGACTTTTGTCGATTGACGAGGGCATCACTGGGTATAGAGATGACTCCCTTGAAACAGTGAAGCGAAACCAACAAGAATATGACCTGCCTCTCACCGTTTTATCATACGAAACTTTATATGGTTGGACCATGGATGCGATTGTGAAGAAAATAGGGAAGAAAAACAATTGCACGTTCTGTGGGGTGTTTAGGCGGCAGGCTCTGGACAGAGGAGCTATGATGCTAGGGGTAAACAAGATCGCAACCGGACACAATGCAGATGATATTGCTGAAACGATCCTAATGAACATTTTACGAGGTGACATTGCCCGTTTAAAGCGTTGCACTGCAATTATCACTGGTGATGATCCAAGTGGGATACCTCGTGTCAAGCCTTTTAAATACACCTACGAAAAAGAAATCGTGGCGTATgcttactttaaaaaacttgattACTTTTCTACAGAGTGCATCTACTCACCAGATGCATACCGTGGGCATGCGCGAGCTTATTTGAAAGACCTTGAATCCATTCGACCGAGTACAATAATAGACATCATTCACTCTGGAGAGATGCTTTCAGTTTGTCAAGGCGTTAAACTACCAAGTCAACTGAAATGCGTTCGGTGCGGCTATATCTCATCCAACGAACTATGTAAAGCTTGCATTCTGCTCGAGGGTCTAAACAAAGGCAAACCCAAACTTGGGATAGGCAAAACAAGTAA from Ciona intestinalis chromosome 2, KH, whole genome shotgun sequence carries:
- the LOC100179618 gene encoding rab proteins geranylgeranyltransferase component A 2 isoform X1, with amino-acid sequence MNEALPDDFDVIIIGTGLPAAVVSGALSRVDKKVLHLDRNDYYGGSWSSFNIKSVETFLQNPYDSADGEETSNIEVSEDEEFVPILQNKNFITKAEYSCYLKRSEKNEEPAQSSSPCVDTCQSDVVEQSCASKPDDSLKSGETPISEEVQKREESPKVENCNDPATQGDGDSVEKEKELTQELDKAKTKEKVDVSEVVKPRFPLSEDFYKQWRHYNLDLSPKVMFSRGLLVELLIQSNVSRYLEFRNVTRTLTFLDGSKELQRVPCSRADVFSSKFVSVVEKRILMRLFTLCANYKDHEQEYQNFREKTFIEFLASRRLSLKAQHFVLYSIAMVSETTSTLDGLAATHKFLHSLGRYGNSAFLWPSYGVGEIPQAFCRFSAVFGGTFCLRRYAVGFIKDKTTGRCTAIVDNTGQKIRCGTLILDDLNLPHGANTTSTSSVDRAIYVIDSTVSKSDAEQVSLVTIPPMCDNPAVRLIEAGPLCCVCPKNNYVVHGAMERTDDVTDSPKKRFQAMEEIVFSGTANDETNIKPEVGGEDSQSRKPVILWSCHFTMTDTNTDNSTLPPNVITLQGPRMDLGFDRAMNEAREVFLRICPGEDFLPRAPDPEEIVFDEGYNTENNDTISPTPEDGGGDYVEEEEEDLNEPAAESHEMAQNAHAVQDALPVQEEDGADHNAQQANENEM
- the LOC100183519 gene encoding cytoplasmic tRNA 2-thiolation protein 1; this translates as MPIICHVCNDKKALLKRPKTGHALCKECFYWAFESEIHHTIVTGKLFKEGEIVAIGASGGKDSTVLAHTLKVLNERYNYGLDLRLLSIDEGITGYRDDSLETVKRNQQEYDLPLTVLSYETLYGWTMDAIVKKIGKKNNCTFCGVFRRQALDRGAMMLGVNKIATGHNADDIAETILMNILRGDIARLKRCTAIITGDDPSGIPRVKPFKYTYEKEIVAYAYFKKLDYFSTECIYSPDAYRGHARAYLKDLESIRPSTIIDIIHSGEMLSVCQGVKLPSQLKCVRCGYISSNELCKACILLEGLNKGKPKLGIGKTSKVTQQLKLSKSEEASCSGGCNKAGGCGSKP
- the LOC100179618 gene encoding rab proteins geranylgeranyltransferase component A 2 isoform X3; translation: MNEALPDDFDVIIIGTGLPAAVVSGALSRVDKKVLHLDRNDYYGGSWSSFNIKSVETFLQNPYDSADGEETSNIEVSEDEEFVPILQNKNFITKAEYSCYLKRSEKNEEPAQSSSPCVDTCQSDVVEQSCASKPDDSLKSGETPISEEVQKREESPKVENCNDPATQGDGDSVEKEKELTQELDKAKTKEKVDVSEVVKPRFPLSEDFYKQWRHYNLDLSPKVMFSRGLLVELLIQSNVSRYLEFRNVTRTLTFLDGSKELQRVPCSRADVFSSKFVSVVEKRILMRLFTLCANYKDHEQEYQNFREKTFIEFLASRRLSLKAQHFVLYSIAMVSETTSTLDGLAATHKFLHSLGRYGNSAFLWPSYGVGEIPQAFCRFSAVFGGTFCLRRYAVGFIKDKTTGRCTAIVDNTGQKIRCGTLILDDLNLPHGANTTSTSSVDRAIYVIDSTVSKSDAEQVSLVTIPPMCDNPAVRLIEAGPLCCVCPKNNYVVHGAMERTDDVTDSPKKRFQAMEEIVFSGTANDETNIKPEVGGEDSQSRKPVILWSCHFTMTDTNTDNSTLPPNVITLQGPRMDLGFDRAMNEAREVFLRICPGEDFLPRAPDPEEIVFDEGYNTENNDTISPTPEDGGGDYVEEEEEDLNEETGA
- the LOC100179618 gene encoding rab proteins geranylgeranyltransferase component A 2 isoform X2 yields the protein MNEALPDDFDVIIIGTGLPAAVVSGALSRVDKKVLHLDRNDYYGGSWSSFNIKSVETFLQNPYDSADGEETSNIEVSEDEEFVPILQNKNFITKAEYSCYLKRSEKNEEPAQSSSPCVDTCQSDVVEQSCASKPDDSLKSGETPISEEVQKREESPKVENCNDPATQGDGDSVEKEKELTQELDKAKTKEKVDVSEVVKPRFPLSEDFYKQWRHYNLDLSPKVMFSRGLLVELLIQSNVSRYLEFRNVTRTLTFLDGSKELQRVPCSRADVFSSKFVSVVEKRILMRLFTLCANYKDHEQEYQNFREKTFIEFLASRRLSLKAQHFVLYSIAMVSETTSTLDGLAATHKFLHSLGRYGNSAFLWPSYGVGEIPQAFCRFSAVFGGTFCLRRYAVGFIKDKTTGRCTAIVDNTGQKIRCGTLILDDLNLPHGANTTSTSSVDRAIYVIDSTVSKSDAEQVSLVTIPPMCDNPAVRLIEAGPLCCVCPKNNYVVHGAMERTDDVTDSPKKRFQAMEEIVFSGTANDETNIKPEVGGEDSQSRKPVILWSCHFTMTDTNTDNSTLPPNVITLQGPRMDLGFDRAMNEAREVFLRICPGEDFLPRAPDPEEIVFDEGYNTENNDTISPTPEDGGGDYVEEEEEDLNEQFLYVVLL